In Rickettsia endosymbiont of Gonocerus acuteangulatus, the following are encoded in one genomic region:
- a CDS encoding IS30 family transposase — MMNRKYRHLSREERYEIKRMYDLGVSINKIAQHLTRSKSAISMELKRNKVKDKYMPCVAQEKYENRMYQQELLKIEKNPMLLDYIKNAMIRKKWSPDAIAGKLKLDKNTALCISTESIYRFVYTSAVAAKLKLYSYLPSKRYKRQERGKRRQRIIIPQRISIHQRDAIATKKVEVGHFEADLTFHKGNQSMNIGALVDKKSQKIILVLNNSKRATTVTNGFLRKIKTLPNSVRKTITMDNGKEFVGHVAYRLSGFQTFFCDPYRPRQKALVEKMNSMIHRILPKNTDITTVTQRGLDNVAEILNNMPRKIFGYKTPNEIWAENL, encoded by the coding sequence ATGATGAACAGAAAATATAGACACTTATCTCGAGAAGAGAGATATGAGATAAAAAGAATGTATGACCTAGGAGTCAGTATTAATAAGATAGCACAACATCTTACGAGGTCTAAAAGCGCTATTAGTATGGAGCTAAAAAGAAATAAGGTAAAAGATAAGTATATGCCTTGTGTTGCTCAGGAAAAATATGAAAACAGGATGTATCAGCAAGAGTTATTAAAAATAGAAAAGAACCCTATGTTGTTAGATTATATTAAAAATGCTATGATTCGCAAGAAATGGTCGCCGGATGCTATAGCCGGAAAGTTAAAACTAGACAAAAATACAGCTTTGTGTATCAGTACAGAAAGTATATATAGATTTGTTTACACTTCTGCAGTAGCAGCTAAATTAAAGTTATATAGCTATTTACCTTCTAAAAGATATAAAAGGCAAGAAAGAGGGAAGAGGCGTCAAAGGATCATTATACCACAAAGGATCTCAATACATCAGCGTGATGCAATAGCTACGAAAAAGGTAGAAGTAGGGCATTTTGAGGCAGATCTTACATTTCATAAAGGTAATCAAAGTATGAATATTGGTGCACTGGTGGATAAAAAGAGTCAAAAGATTATTTTAGTGCTGAATAACTCCAAGAGAGCTACAACAGTTACCAATGGTTTTTTAAGAAAGATAAAAACTCTTCCAAATAGTGTGAGAAAGACTATTACTATGGATAATGGCAAAGAGTTTGTGGGGCATGTTGCCTATAGACTATCTGGGTTTCAAACTTTCTTTTGTGATCCATACCGCCCTAGACAAAAAGCATTAGTGGAAAAAATGAATTCTATGATTCATAGAATTTTACCTAAAAATACAGATATTACTACCGTTACACAAAGAGGTCTTGACAATGTTGCTGAGATTTTAAATAACATGCCAAGAAAGATTTTTGGTTACAAAACCCCCAATGAAATTTGGGCAGAAAATTTATAG
- the istA gene encoding IS21 family transposase, with the protein MYTTIITLYKQGNSQRNIAKLTRTDRKTVRKIINRYVEAGTESPAIYERSSVLDFWHEKIIELLEKNLSYIRIFEELKNQGYTSSYTSLTRYIKKYKIKDNSCIRFHTLAGEEAQVDFGDIGLQYNSKGRRVKAYVFNMRLSYSRLDYYEVVFDQSCQTWIQCHINAFNYFAGSPKVIKLDNLKAGVVDANFYEPVYQKEYKCLADHYGILLSPCRVYQPQEKGKVESGIKYVKNNFFAGRKFDRYEELTNGLANWLNKANSRIHGTTKRIPRELFEQEERSSLIPLPLETFDLSSWHNRKVAKDCHITIDNNYYSVPAKYIYSEVMVQLSPKLVQIFSIQNDLIARHVRTEGKGIFTTNPSHYAKYKRLCPGFIEYSEHYQQQMQQIGNNCSLLLESLQQTRVNDWQRCARGIISLRKVYNDDLIDKACHRALHYGISSYSKIKNILNSNAVNLPLPEFGGNNAELI; encoded by the coding sequence ATGTATACAACAATTATCACCCTTTATAAACAAGGCAATAGTCAAAGGAATATTGCCAAACTAACAAGAACAGACCGCAAAACAGTACGAAAAATAATAAACCGCTATGTAGAGGCTGGTACAGAATCCCCAGCAATCTATGAACGATCTTCAGTTTTGGATTTTTGGCACGAAAAAATAATTGAGTTATTAGAAAAAAATCTGAGTTACATAAGAATTTTTGAGGAGTTAAAAAATCAAGGTTATACAAGCAGTTATACTTCTTTGACCCGTTATATCAAAAAATATAAAATTAAGGATAACAGTTGCATTCGTTTTCATACTTTAGCAGGAGAGGAAGCACAAGTAGATTTTGGTGACATAGGCTTACAGTATAATTCTAAAGGGCGTAGAGTTAAAGCATATGTATTTAATATGCGTTTAAGCTATAGTCGCCTTGATTATTATGAAGTAGTGTTTGATCAAAGTTGTCAAACATGGATTCAATGTCATATCAATGCATTTAATTATTTTGCTGGTAGTCCAAAAGTAATAAAACTTGATAATCTTAAAGCTGGAGTAGTAGATGCCAATTTTTATGAGCCAGTATATCAGAAGGAATATAAGTGCTTAGCCGATCATTATGGAATTTTACTTTCTCCTTGTCGAGTGTATCAACCGCAAGAAAAAGGCAAAGTTGAGTCGGGAATAAAATACGTTAAAAATAATTTTTTTGCTGGTCGTAAATTTGATAGATATGAAGAATTAACAAATGGTCTTGCAAATTGGTTAAATAAGGCCAATAGCCGAATACATGGTACTACTAAGAGAATACCTAGAGAACTGTTTGAGCAAGAGGAAAGAAGTAGTTTGATTCCTTTACCATTAGAAACTTTTGATTTGTCATCTTGGCATAATCGAAAAGTAGCAAAAGATTGTCATATTACCATAGATAATAATTATTACTCTGTACCAGCAAAATATATATACAGTGAGGTAATGGTACAATTGTCCCCAAAACTTGTTCAAATATTTTCTATACAAAATGATTTAATAGCAAGACACGTTAGAACAGAGGGCAAGGGGATATTTACCACTAATCCGTCTCATTATGCTAAATACAAACGTCTATGCCCAGGTTTTATAGAATATAGTGAACATTATCAACAACAAATGCAGCAGATAGGGAATAATTGCAGTTTATTATTAGAATCATTACAACAAACAAGAGTGAATGATTGGCAACGTTGTGCACGAGGTATCATTTCTTTACGTAAGGTTTACAATGATGACTTAATAGATAAAGCCTGTCATAGAGCACTACATTATGGTATAAGTTCTTACTCTAAAATTAAGAATATTTTAAATAGTAATGCAGTAAACTTACCATTACCAGAGTTTGGAGGTAATAATGCAGAACTTATTTAA
- the istB gene encoding IS21-like element helper ATPase IstB yields the protein MQNLFNDLRSFRLSGIVNSLNERIIYAQNNKLGFKEFLSLLCEDEKSNRKDNNYRRRKSAAKLPVTKNLEDFDFNFQPSVDAKVISDLSTCDYINTKGNVIFIGDSGTGKTHLAIGLALKALTREYSVYFTTVSDMLYNLHIARADNSYHKKVKLLLSFDLLILDELGFKQLPKHSVEDFFNIIAKRYENKSTIITTNKDFEKWNEIFADEVLTHAIIDRVVHHAHILNIKGKSYRINNYKSGGNMA from the coding sequence ATGCAGAACTTATTTAATGACCTACGAAGCTTTAGATTATCAGGTATAGTCAATAGTTTAAATGAAAGGATTATTTATGCTCAAAATAATAAACTAGGATTTAAAGAATTTCTATCACTATTATGTGAAGATGAAAAATCTAACCGTAAGGATAATAATTACCGTCGCCGTAAAAGTGCTGCTAAATTGCCGGTAACTAAAAATTTAGAAGACTTTGATTTTAATTTCCAACCAAGTGTTGATGCCAAAGTAATAAGTGATTTATCAACTTGTGATTATATTAATACTAAGGGAAATGTAATATTCATAGGTGATTCAGGAACTGGGAAAACTCATCTTGCCATTGGGCTAGCATTAAAAGCTTTAACACGAGAATACTCTGTATATTTTACTACGGTATCGGATATGCTTTATAATTTACATATTGCAAGAGCAGATAATAGTTATCACAAAAAGGTTAAATTACTCCTATCGTTTGATTTATTAATTCTTGATGAGCTCGGGTTTAAGCAATTGCCAAAACATTCAGTAGAAGACTTTTTTAATATTATTGCTAAACGATATGAAAATAAATCTACCATTATTACCACAAACAAGGATTTTGAAAAATGGAATGAAATATTTGCTGATGAAGTATTAACTCATGCAATTATTGATCGAGTGGTACATCATGCTCATATACTAAACATAAAAGGTAAAAGTTATCGTATTAATAACTATAAATCTGGAGGTAATATGGCATAA